The DNA sequence TTGAAGGTTTGTCAGAAAAAGGCGACCATCCATTACAAATTTCATGGATAAACTTGCAGGTGCCACAATGTGGTTACTGCCAGTCGGGTCAAATTATGCAAGCTGCTGCATTATTAAAAGACATTCCTAAACCGACGGATAAAGATATTGACGCTGTGATGGCTGGGAACTTATGTCGTTGTATGACTTACGTGCGTATCCGTAGTGCTATTCATGAAGCGGCAAATGCCATTGAAGGAGAGCAATCATGAGCAGACTTCCTAAACGTGGTTCACAGGGTATAACCCGACGCGGCTTTTTAATTGGTATGACAGCGGTTGGTGTCAGCTTTGGTTTCCCTCGTCACTTGATGGCGGCAATGGATCCTGCCAGCCCTAACGGTAAAGTATTACCGAGCGAAGGTGATATTTACGAGCCTTCATTGTGGTACTCAATCGATACCGCCGGCAAAATTAAAGTCAACATTATGCGCTCAGAAATGGGCCAACATGTCGGTACCGCTATTGCGCGTATTCTTGCTGATGAACTAGAAGCCTCTTGGGACGACATTGAAATTATTCATGTTGACAGTGACCCACGCTGGGGTTACATGGTTACCGGTGGCAGTTGGTCTATTTCACAAAGCTGGCCGGTATATCGTCAAGCTGGAGCTGCTGGTCGCACCGCCTTCATCGAAGCCGCGGCCAAAAAATGGGGCATTAAAGCACAAGATTGTGAAGCTAAAAACGGTAAAATCATATCCAGTAAAGGTGAGTTATCGTACGGTGAATTAGTTACCTTGGGCTTAACCCGTCAGTTTACGGAAGAAGAACTGAAACAACTGCCGCTGAAGCCAAATGCCGATCTTACACTTGTTGGTCAACCGGTGACCTCTCTTGATATCGCCAACAAGACCAACGGTAAAACAATATATGGTATCGACGCTAAAGTTGATGGCATGGTATACGCCAATCCTATTTTACCGCCCACCCGTTATGGCTCTAAAGTCGTGACATTTGATGATTCAGCTGCGAAAGCAATTAAAGGTTATCAGAAAACGATTGTATTAGAGGATGCGAGTGGCAGTGTCCCAGGTTGGTTAATGGTTATCGCCAGCAGCTTTCATGCGGCTCAAAAAGCCTCGAAATTAGTGAAAGTGACATGGGATGTGGGTGAAACGGCAACAGTGTCTGAAGCCGATATTATTGAACACGGCAGAAAATTACTTGGCGATAACACCAAAGGCAGTATTTTAGATACTGGTAATGTTGACACTGCACCCGTATTTGCGAGTGCCAGCAGCAGCATTGCACAAGAATATATCACCAGCACAGTATTACATGCGCAAATGGAACCTGTTAATGCCTTGGTCTTTAAAAATCCAGACGGCGTATGGGAAATCCATTCAGGTACTCAGTGGCAGTCACTTATCCTACCTGTATTAGCCATCGCATTAGGTGAAGACGAAGCTAACATTGTTATGCGTAGCTACATGTTAGGTGGCGGCTTTGGCCGTAGGCTCAATGGCGATTACACCGTTCCAGCGGCGTTGACTTCTAAAGCCTTAGGCGGAAAACCGGTTAAAATGGTGATGACGCGTCCACAAGACATGCTCTTTGATAGCGCGCGCTCAGCTTCAGTTCAACAACTAAAAATGGCTTTTGATGATAAAAAAGCGGTTTCTGCGATGGAACATCATGCCACTGCCGGTTGGCCAACCCAAGTATTAGCCCCTTTCTTTATGCCAAAAGGGGTGAATGGCGAACCCTATGATCCGTTTTCAATTTCAGGGGCAGACCATTGGTATAGCGTTGGCGCCCAAAAAGTCCGCGCTGTGTCCAATGATCTCGCCATCGCCACCTTCAGGCCGGGTTGGTTACGTTCAGTAGGGCCAGGCTGGACCAATTGGGCCGTTGAAAGCTTTATGGACGAAGCAGCGCATCACGCGGGCAAAGATGCAGTGCAATTCCGTTTAGACATGCTGATTGCCGAAGGCCGAAATGCCGGTAGCACACCCGTTGCCGAAGGTGGTGCAGCGCGTCAGGCCGCGGTACTGAAAAAAGCCGCTGAGATGATTGGTTGGGGCACACCACAAGCCAAAGATACCGGGCTTGGAATTGCATCAACATTTGGCCAAGAACGTGATATGCCAACATGGGTATCGTGCGCGGTACAAGTTCATGTCGACAAAACCAACGGTATTGTCAATGTGCAAAAACTGGTTATCGCCATCGATGCCGGTATTATTGTTGATCCAAACGGCGCAGAAGCGCAATGTCAGGGCGCGGCACTGTGGGGATTGTCCATGGCGTTATTTGAAGGCACCGAACTACTTAATGGTCAGTATAAAGACTCAAACTTCGATACTTATACTCCGCTGCGTTTAAGTCAAGCGCCGGAAATTAAGATTGAGTTTATTGACAGTAAAATGCCACCGTCCGGATTAGGTGAACCAGCCGTTACTCCGGTTGCTCCAGCGATTGCTAATGCCATCTATCAAGCCGTGGGCGTGCGGTTACGCAAAATCCCAATGAAACCAAGTGACTTAAAAAGTGCTTTGGCAAAAGCCTAATTCAACGCGTACTATAAAAAGCCCGATTTTTCGGGTTTTTTTATGTCAGTTTTTTATCTTCAGTATTTGATCTTAAACTGTTATACCAAGCTAAATAAATTGACTTCTGTGTTGTAATTTTTGCAAAAGGAACAAGCAGTTACGTCAACTCCCGCCTAGAATTAAATCATTTATTCTGCTAAAAATTAAGATTACCTGCTTAATCAGACTCGAATTATATTCAGTTACTTGTCCTGATTAAGCTATTTTAGTCATTGTGATGGTCGCTTTTACATAGGCAGGGTTATTGATTATTTAACTGCAGTTGCTGCCATTGTAGAAGGTCATTTCGTGTGTCTATATCGTTAATCGCATTTGGTAAGTCCAAACAAGTTAACTGCTTGTTTTTTACTAATTGTTGCAGTACAGGTTTGGCACCTTGATCACCCTTAAGCTGTGTTAAAGCTGAAAATTGATCACTAGTGAATATCGCGGGTACACCTAACTGAGCCTGATATGATGCACATACATTGCTTTGTTGTATTACCCAAAGATCAGCTAATTTCATATAGTCTGTATAAGTCACGCCGATATGGTCACCCAGGGCTAATAATAAGCCACTAGCATGAGTCGAAATAGCCGCTTCAACACCGACTTTAACGGACGTTGATAAACCATTGTCACTTTTATCATTGGTAATATAAGTGGTAGATATTGGTAGTAATTGACTTAATTCACTATGGTGAGAACCTAATACGACAACAACATTGTTTGCTATGTTATTTGCGGTTAAATAGTCTGCTAAATAGTTTAACTTATCTAAACTATGCAGTAATAAGGGTTGATTAACTAAGACACCATCAGCATTCAAATCTACAATCGGTTGTGCCAATTTAATCCCGTTAAATCGACTACTTTTACCTGCAGCGAGCAGGACTAAGGTTAATGTTTTCTGTGTGGCATCATTAACATTATGCTTAAGCTCTTTTATTATTGTATTCACAGAACCCCACGCTATTTTTTCATTTGCATTCATTAATTTGTAAAATGACGCTTTTAGTTAATGCAGTTAGTGTGCTCAATGAATTCGCTTATAAAAGACAGCATGGCACTCGGCTAAGATACTTAATGCAATAGACTCAGGAAGTTCGCCCCCTATGTCAAATCCGGCTGGGGCTGAAAAGAAGCCCTTAAAATCATCCAAGTTAATGTTTGCTTTACTAAAAACCTGATCACGACGATGGCGGGGACCAAGCAACGCGATATAAGCTTGGTGACTTTGACTAATTAGTTTTAATGCTAATGCATCCAAGGTTAAATTGTGTTGCATAACGACGACACCATCAATATTTAACAAAATATCATTTTCTAATTGAGAGAGTGGTTGTTTAATTATATTGGCTTTAGGAAAGTGATGTTGATGCGCATAACTAGATCGTTCATCAAACACCGTTACTTTCCAGCCTAATTGTATCGCCATCATTGTCAAAGGTTGAGCATCTAACCCCCCACCAAAAATAGCGAGATGGAAACGTGTTCTACAAGGTATCTGAAGTATTGTTATATCAGAAGACTCTTTAGCTTTGTTGTAAGTACTTTTACTAAAGTCATAGTCAGTTTTATTCAGGATTGGAACAACGCTGGCTGAGATAGACGCTGCTTGAGTACCTGATTTAACTAATGGTAAGTGATATTCACAATTTTCCGATTTTAATTGCTCCATTAATGTCTGTAAATGCAGATAGTTATTGTCAGCAGTTACTGGTATTAATAATAAATCGACAATACCGCCACAACCAAGTTGATAGCTTGCATCTGATTCGTCAGTGGCATCATAAGTGATATTAATGGCTTGATCTTGTTGAATAGCACGTTGTGCATGACGCAGCAAATCACCTTCTAAACAGCCACCACTAACCAGTCCTATGCTTTTTCCTAATGCATG is a window from the Psychromonas ingrahamii 37 genome containing:
- a CDS encoding (2Fe-2S)-binding protein; protein product: MAKFILNGEPMTADVESDTPLLWVIRDELNMTGTKFGCGIGTCGACTVHVGGRATRSCITPISIVEGAEITTIEGLSEKGDHPLQISWINLQVPQCGYCQSGQIMQAAALLKDIPKPTDKDIDAVMAGNLCRCMTYVRIRSAIHEAANAIEGEQS
- a CDS encoding xanthine dehydrogenase family protein molybdopterin-binding subunit is translated as MSRLPKRGSQGITRRGFLIGMTAVGVSFGFPRHLMAAMDPASPNGKVLPSEGDIYEPSLWYSIDTAGKIKVNIMRSEMGQHVGTAIARILADELEASWDDIEIIHVDSDPRWGYMVTGGSWSISQSWPVYRQAGAAGRTAFIEAAAKKWGIKAQDCEAKNGKIISSKGELSYGELVTLGLTRQFTEEELKQLPLKPNADLTLVGQPVTSLDIANKTNGKTIYGIDAKVDGMVYANPILPPTRYGSKVVTFDDSAAKAIKGYQKTIVLEDASGSVPGWLMVIASSFHAAQKASKLVKVTWDVGETATVSEADIIEHGRKLLGDNTKGSILDTGNVDTAPVFASASSSIAQEYITSTVLHAQMEPVNALVFKNPDGVWEIHSGTQWQSLILPVLAIALGEDEANIVMRSYMLGGGFGRRLNGDYTVPAALTSKALGGKPVKMVMTRPQDMLFDSARSASVQQLKMAFDDKKAVSAMEHHATAGWPTQVLAPFFMPKGVNGEPYDPFSISGADHWYSVGAQKVRAVSNDLAIATFRPGWLRSVGPGWTNWAVESFMDEAAHHAGKDAVQFRLDMLIAEGRNAGSTPVAEGGAARQAAVLKKAAEMIGWGTPQAKDTGLGIASTFGQERDMPTWVSCAVQVHVDKTNGIVNVQKLVIAIDAGIIVDPNGAEAQCQGAALWGLSMALFEGTELLNGQYKDSNFDTYTPLRLSQAPEIKIEFIDSKMPPSGLGEPAVTPVAPAIANAIYQAVGVRLRKIPMKPSDLKSALAKA
- a CDS encoding nucleotidyltransferase family protein, which codes for MNTIIKELKHNVNDATQKTLTLVLLAAGKSSRFNGIKLAQPIVDLNADGVLVNQPLLLHSLDKLNYLADYLTANNIANNVVVVLGSHHSELSQLLPISTTYITNDKSDNGLSTSVKVGVEAAISTHASGLLLALGDHIGVTYTDYMKLADLWVIQQSNVCASYQAQLGVPAIFTSDQFSALTQLKGDQGAKPVLQQLVKNKQLTCLDLPNAINDIDTRNDLLQWQQLQLNNQ
- a CDS encoding XdhC family protein; amino-acid sequence: MSHHIEDLLSQWNMYPNDKWVLAVITKIQGSSYRKTGAMMLFHALGKSIGLVSGGCLEGDLLRHAQRAIQQDQAINITYDATDESDASYQLGCGGIVDLLLIPVTADNNYLHLQTLMEQLKSENCEYHLPLVKSGTQAASISASVVPILNKTDYDFSKSTYNKAKESSDITILQIPCRTRFHLAIFGGGLDAQPLTMMAIQLGWKVTVFDERSSYAHQHHFPKANIIKQPLSQLENDILLNIDGVVVMQHNLTLDALALKLISQSHQAYIALLGPRHRRDQVFSKANINLDDFKGFFSAPAGFDIGGELPESIALSILAECHAVFYKRIH